The following are encoded together in the Proteiniphilum saccharofermentans genome:
- a CDS encoding helix-turn-helix domain-containing protein produces the protein MMDYIEITPQKELSSFIKCFWEYKSKGKDIHHTIFPNGCFELIMVFEKWELASEYIFNREISSILDSILLLNPNFWGLKELDSLPFSDRTIEIGKKLSRIIREKEIDQEKQLLLTTVYTPDLNVEEVANITHWDRRRINRYFNKQFGLSSKTFLNIIRLRSSFESIKESTLYPDLNYYDQSHYIKETKKYTGESPKKLLKNEDDRFLQFSVNRKP, from the coding sequence ATGATGGACTATATAGAGATTACCCCACAAAAAGAACTATCATCGTTTATAAAATGCTTTTGGGAATACAAAAGTAAGGGGAAGGACATTCACCATACTATTTTCCCGAATGGATGTTTTGAACTTATCATGGTATTTGAAAAGTGGGAATTAGCCTCTGAGTACATTTTTAATAGAGAAATCAGTTCTATTCTGGATTCTATTTTACTATTAAACCCCAACTTTTGGGGATTGAAGGAATTAGATTCTTTACCGTTCAGTGACAGAACAATAGAAATTGGCAAAAAATTATCCAGGATAATCCGGGAAAAAGAGATTGACCAAGAGAAGCAGCTATTACTAACTACAGTATATACCCCCGATTTGAATGTGGAAGAAGTGGCCAACATAACTCACTGGGATAGAAGAAGAATTAACCGCTATTTCAACAAACAATTCGGACTTTCGTCAAAAACCTTTCTAAATATAATCCGGTTGAGAAGCTCTTTTGAATCTATCAAAGAGAGCACTTTATATCCCGATTTAAATTATTACGATCAATCCCACTATATTAAGGAGACCAAAAAATATACGGGAGAGTCTCCTAAGAAACTGTTAAAAAACGAGGATGACCGTTTTTTACAATTCTCAGTGAACCGAAAACCTTAA
- the dacB gene encoding D-alanyl-D-alanine carboxypeptidase/D-alanyl-D-alanine endopeptidase codes for MIRYFLATIILLGTGFGYSQTALQRFINHPSLKHASVGVSVVELKSGQHIVSHDAEKSLTPASTLKLLTTATALETFGDNYRYKTEAGLDANDPSRILVFGSGDPTLGSEAFGENRNAFFINGTEALAKVLPKDKEYTIYVVDNLFGYDGVAPGWTWIDIGNYYAAGAYGISIFDNSYRLFFNTTDRNSCPRILRTEPEIKGLTFQNSLSLNSTGSDNGYIYGEPFSYDRAVRGNIPAGRTEFSIKGDIPDPGLLLGQTLADYLSRVGFQIGNVETARNDYLSEICATDRKSTPYRVGKVIFTQVSRPMKDIIREINVESNNHYAEHLIRTMGRYNKGDIYTDPLEAGIEYTEEFWKERGISTSSLQMFDGCGLAPQNAVSAQFLTDLLVYMYNRSSHSTVFFNSLPKAGQEGTLRSFLRNTKLTGKVVAKSGSIGGVQCFAGYLIDGNKKYAFAVMVNKFNGTRPQVRGAIEQFLLSVDHNI; via the coding sequence ATGATAAGATATTTTCTTGCTACAATTATCCTTTTGGGAACCGGGTTTGGCTATTCACAGACAGCGCTGCAGCGTTTTATTAATCATCCCTCACTGAAGCATGCTTCGGTAGGGGTCTCCGTCGTGGAACTGAAGAGCGGTCAACATATTGTTTCACACGACGCGGAAAAATCACTTACACCGGCATCGACACTAAAACTGCTTACCACCGCTACGGCGTTGGAAACTTTCGGAGATAATTACCGTTATAAGACCGAAGCGGGGCTTGATGCCAATGACCCGTCACGTATCCTGGTGTTTGGCTCCGGCGATCCCACACTGGGTAGTGAAGCCTTCGGGGAAAATCGGAATGCCTTTTTTATCAATGGTACCGAAGCACTCGCCAAAGTACTTCCTAAAGACAAGGAGTATACCATTTATGTCGTGGATAATCTGTTCGGTTATGATGGTGTCGCGCCCGGATGGACATGGATAGATATAGGAAATTATTATGCTGCAGGCGCTTATGGTATCAGTATTTTTGACAATAGCTATCGCTTGTTTTTTAATACGACTGACAGAAATAGTTGTCCTCGTATCCTGCGTACAGAGCCGGAAATTAAGGGACTAACCTTTCAGAATTCGCTTTCTTTGAATAGTACCGGGAGCGATAACGGATATATCTATGGTGAGCCTTTCTCGTACGATAGGGCGGTGCGGGGGAATATTCCTGCAGGCAGGACAGAATTCAGTATTAAAGGAGATATCCCCGATCCGGGGTTGTTGTTAGGACAAACGTTGGCTGATTATCTTTCCCGTGTCGGTTTCCAGATAGGAAATGTGGAAACGGCGCGTAATGATTATCTTTCGGAAATTTGTGCGACAGACCGGAAGTCAACTCCCTATCGTGTCGGAAAGGTGATATTTACACAAGTATCGCGTCCCATGAAGGATATTATCCGGGAGATAAATGTGGAGAGTAACAACCACTATGCGGAGCACCTTATCCGTACCATGGGGCGTTATAACAAAGGTGATATATATACTGATCCGTTAGAGGCCGGAATCGAATATACAGAAGAGTTTTGGAAAGAAAGAGGGATTTCAACCTCCTCATTGCAGATGTTTGACGGTTGTGGGCTGGCTCCACAAAACGCAGTAAGTGCACAATTTCTGACCGACCTGTTGGTATATATGTACAATAGAAGCAGTCATTCCACAGTATTTTTCAACTCGCTGCCAAAGGCAGGGCAGGAGGGTACGCTCCGGAGTTTCCTCCGGAATACGAAGCTAACCGGTAAAGTTGTTGCTAAAAGCGGTAGTATTGGCGGAGTACAATGTTTTGCCGGTTATCTGATCGATGGCAATAAGAAATACGCATTTGCCGTGATGGTAAATAAATTCAACGGCACCCGCCCCCAGGTCAGAGGAGCCATTGAGCAGTTTTTATTATCCGTAGATCACAATATTTGA
- a CDS encoding porin family protein — MRKMKFSLIAAMLIMVTAASAQVNLGVKGGVNMSNFYGDELDDRNAKVGFHIGLAADYEFMYNSAIQTGLFFTTKGAKYEGSLGSVSGEISVNPMYLQLPVHYAYKLDVSPGTRIVFHAGPYAAYGVGGKTKFKVSSGNGSAERDGENVFGDDKLLKPFDAGLGLGVGAEFGPILIDLGWDMGLVNISNVSDGNIKNQNAYLSVGYKF; from the coding sequence ATGAGAAAAATGAAATTTTCGCTGATCGCGGCGATGCTTATCATGGTAACGGCAGCGAGTGCCCAGGTAAACCTTGGAGTAAAAGGTGGTGTGAACATGTCGAACTTCTATGGTGACGAATTGGACGACAGAAATGCAAAGGTTGGATTCCACATAGGTTTGGCGGCTGATTATGAATTTATGTACAACAGTGCTATCCAAACGGGATTGTTCTTCACAACCAAAGGGGCGAAATATGAAGGCTCCCTCGGATCGGTATCCGGAGAAATTTCAGTTAACCCGATGTATCTGCAACTGCCCGTTCATTATGCGTATAAACTGGATGTTTCCCCCGGAACCCGCATTGTTTTTCATGCAGGCCCCTATGCTGCTTATGGAGTAGGAGGAAAAACAAAGTTTAAAGTATCATCAGGAAATGGTTCTGCTGAACGTGACGGAGAAAATGTGTTCGGAGACGACAAATTACTCAAACCGTTCGATGCCGGTTTAGGTCTCGGTGTGGGTGCCGAATTTGGTCCTATTCTGATAGATCTGGGCTGGGATATGGGATTAGTGAATATCTCCAATGTCTCCGACGGAAATATCAAAAACCAGAACGCTTACCTTTCTGTGGGTTATAAATTCTAA